The following coding sequences are from one Chitinimonas sp. BJYL2 window:
- a CDS encoding beta-ketoacyl-ACP synthase III, giving the protein MHTAVITGTGLYTPPHAISNEELVASFNEYVRRHNAEHAAAIAAGEREALAESSVEFIEKASGIKQRFVVDKAGVLDPARMCPSIAPRANEELSIMAEMAVAAAKQALERSGRSVDEIDGVICAASNMQRAYPAMAVEIQQALGINGWAFDMNVACSSATFGIEQAANAIKTGTARAVLMVNPEICSAHLEWRDRDCHFIFGDVATAVVVERADLAKTAGYEILGTKLATLFSNNIRNNAGFLNRAEDKWGDLRDKLFVQEGRKVFKEVCPMVAEHIATHLGSLNLVPTGVRRYWLHQANLNMNLLIARKLLDRDAMADEAPVILDRYANTSSAGSIIAFHLHGEMAAGEVGVISSFGAGYSVGSVVLRKR; this is encoded by the coding sequence ATGCACACTGCCGTCATCACCGGCACCGGCCTCTACACGCCGCCTCATGCCATCAGCAACGAGGAACTGGTCGCCAGCTTTAATGAATACGTGCGTCGCCACAACGCTGAACACGCGGCTGCAATTGCTGCGGGCGAGCGGGAGGCGCTGGCCGAGAGTTCGGTGGAGTTCATCGAAAAAGCATCGGGCATCAAGCAGCGTTTTGTAGTGGATAAAGCCGGTGTGCTCGACCCCGCGCGCATGTGCCCGAGCATTGCCCCACGCGCCAATGAGGAATTGTCGATCATGGCCGAGATGGCCGTGGCGGCGGCCAAGCAGGCGCTGGAGCGGTCTGGCCGGAGCGTGGATGAAATCGACGGCGTGATCTGCGCGGCCAGCAATATGCAGCGCGCCTATCCGGCCATGGCGGTGGAAATCCAGCAGGCTCTGGGTATCAACGGCTGGGCGTTCGACATGAACGTGGCGTGTTCGAGCGCGACCTTCGGCATCGAGCAGGCTGCCAATGCGATCAAGACCGGCACGGCGCGCGCGGTGCTGATGGTGAACCCGGAAATCTGCTCGGCGCATCTGGAATGGCGCGATCGCGATTGTCACTTCATCTTCGGCGATGTGGCGACAGCGGTGGTGGTGGAGCGTGCTGATCTGGCCAAGACGGCCGGTTACGAGATTCTGGGCACCAAGCTTGCCACGCTGTTCTCGAACAATATCCGCAATAACGCGGGTTTCCTGAACCGTGCCGAGGATAAATGGGGCGATCTGCGCGACAAGCTGTTCGTGCAGGAAGGCCGCAAGGTGTTCAAGGAAGTCTGCCCCATGGTGGCCGAGCATATTGCCACCCATCTGGGCAGCCTCAATCTGGTACCTACCGGCGTGCGTCGCTACTGGCTGCATCAGGCCAACCTGAACATGAACCTGCTGATCGCGCGCAAATTGCTCGATCGTGATGCCATGGCCGATGAGGCACCGGTGATTCTGGATCGGTACGCCAACACATCGAGCGCGGGCTCCATCATCGCGTTTCATCTGCACGGAGAGATGGCAGCGGGCGAGGTGGGCGTGATTTCGAGCTTTGGCGCGGGTTACTCGGTCGGCAGCGTAGTGCTGCGCAAGCGCTGA
- a CDS encoding ABC transporter substrate-binding protein, with translation MRLLPLLACLLSTSAIAYAQSLCLDRPIHFAHYEFGLIYAEGKGGIDDDVQKELARRSGCAFKTTLQPRARTWFELESGSVDMAGSGVQTPARDAFAWFEHYVIEVNQVVIGPKVPAQVRNMDQFIATPALTIGGVRSFSYGSYYDRYVKLLDAQNRFYNAADSRMVYQMFDRGRFDIFITSQFLSQFYFRELKIPIAKRIENWDPGSGTPSGLVLSKKSFTPEQARGWQEMIRKMREDGTLRAILAKHLGKELGAQSIYVPPAK, from the coding sequence ATGCGCTTGCTGCCCTTGCTGGCCTGTCTGCTGAGCACCAGCGCCATTGCCTACGCCCAATCACTCTGCCTCGATCGTCCCATCCACTTTGCCCACTACGAGTTCGGCCTGATCTACGCCGAGGGTAAAGGCGGTATTGATGACGATGTGCAGAAGGAACTGGCCAGACGCAGCGGCTGCGCATTCAAGACCACCCTGCAGCCGCGCGCGCGAACCTGGTTTGAACTGGAAAGTGGCTCGGTGGACATGGCGGGATCCGGTGTGCAGACGCCAGCGCGTGATGCCTTTGCCTGGTTTGAGCACTACGTGATCGAGGTCAATCAGGTCGTCATCGGCCCCAAGGTACCCGCCCAGGTGCGCAATATGGATCAGTTCATTGCGACCCCGGCGCTTACCATTGGCGGCGTTCGCTCCTTCAGCTACGGGTCTTACTATGACCGCTACGTGAAGTTGCTGGATGCGCAAAACCGCTTCTACAACGCAGCCGATTCGCGCATGGTCTACCAGATGTTTGACCGCGGACGTTTCGACATCTTCATCACATCGCAGTTCTTGTCGCAGTTCTACTTCCGCGAACTCAAGATCCCTATTGCAAAGCGGATCGAGAACTGGGATCCCGGCAGCGGCACACCTAGCGGGCTGGTGTTATCGAAGAAATCGTTCACGCCCGAACAGGCGCGCGGCTGGCAGGAGATGATCCGCAAGATGCGCGAGGACGGCACGCTGCGGGCGATTCTGGCAAAGCATCTGGGCAAGGAGCTGGGTGCGCAGTCGATATATGTACCGCCCGCCAAGTAA
- the ybaK gene encoding Cys-tRNA(Pro) deacylase: protein MSQEKAPVTQAVRALRQHKVAFTEHLYDYVEKGGTAESSRQLGVPEHAVIKTLVMEDEHKKPLIVLMHGDCETSTRNLARQTGRKHVEPCTPEVANKHTGYLVGGTSPLGTKKPMPVYIERSILNLPRIYLNGGKRGFLVGLNPQDLLPVLKPEAVDVANPHGTE from the coding sequence ATGTCACAGGAAAAAGCCCCCGTTACCCAGGCCGTGCGCGCCCTGCGCCAGCACAAGGTCGCGTTTACCGAACACCTTTACGACTACGTGGAGAAGGGCGGCACAGCCGAATCCAGCCGCCAGCTTGGTGTACCCGAACACGCGGTGATCAAGACCTTGGTCATGGAAGACGAGCACAAGAAACCGCTGATTGTGCTGATGCACGGTGATTGCGAAACCTCCACGCGCAATCTGGCACGCCAGACCGGCCGCAAGCATGTGGAACCATGCACGCCCGAAGTCGCCAATAAACACACAGGCTATCTGGTGGGCGGCACCTCGCCGCTAGGCACCAAGAAGCCGATGCCCGTGTACATCGAACGCAGCATTCTCAACTTGCCGCGCATTTATCTGAACGGCGGCAAGCGCGGTTTTCTGGTGGGGCTCAATCCGCAGGATTTGCTGCCGGTCCTCAAGCCCGAAGCCGTTGATGTCGCCAATCCGCACGGTACGGAGTGA
- a CDS encoding transporter substrate-binding domain-containing protein codes for MRMLFLLAAMLGVGVSAADKPAMLKLCVDSTEVYPWVVDGRDGLNIVQLKMVSQKLGTKFEFHRIPWARCLDEMRQGNMDGAFAASFKPDRLALGVYPGGGDKPDESKHMMMDGYTLFRAKGSTVSFDGKTISNLNGAVGAQQGYSVVDQLKGMGVRVDDGTRSADDTLRKLAAGRLGAAALQTLEGENSIRLPEFAGKVEKVSPPLVEKPYYLMLSKQLVAQNGAFAKEVWQTVATVRESPEYKKAVASFK; via the coding sequence ATGCGAATGCTATTTCTGCTAGCCGCCATGCTGGGTGTCGGCGTCTCTGCAGCTGACAAGCCAGCAATGCTGAAACTGTGTGTAGACAGTACCGAGGTCTACCCATGGGTGGTGGATGGGCGCGACGGACTGAACATCGTCCAGCTGAAGATGGTGTCGCAGAAGCTGGGCACCAAGTTCGAGTTCCACCGCATCCCCTGGGCACGCTGCCTCGATGAGATGCGCCAAGGCAATATGGATGGTGCCTTCGCTGCCAGCTTCAAGCCGGATCGCCTGGCGCTTGGGGTTTACCCTGGCGGCGGCGACAAGCCCGATGAGAGCAAGCATATGATGATGGATGGCTACACCTTGTTCCGCGCCAAAGGCAGTACGGTGAGCTTTGATGGCAAAACCATCAGCAACCTCAATGGTGCGGTGGGTGCCCAACAGGGTTACTCGGTGGTGGATCAACTCAAGGGGATGGGCGTGCGGGTGGATGATGGCACGCGCAGCGCCGACGACACGCTGCGCAAGCTGGCGGCAGGTCGTTTGGGTGCGGCAGCCTTGCAGACACTGGAAGGCGAGAACTCGATCCGTCTGCCGGAGTTTGCAGGCAAGGTGGAAAAGGTCTCACCTCCCTTGGTTGAAAAGCCCTACTACCTGATGCTGTCCAAACAACTGGTTGCACAGAACGGCGCATTTGCCAAAGAGGTCTGGCAGACCGTCGCCACCGTGCGGGAGTCTCCGGAGTACAAGAAGGCCGTGGCCAGTTTCAAATAG
- a CDS encoding ABC transporter substrate-binding protein: MLELLRKSCGPLLASLLIAAPVLAETKVVKLTSLDWPPYTGAKLTEQGASVAVAKAAFKAMGYELKVEFYPWSRAVQLAKSDPGYAGYFPEYDSPEVRKDFHLSDPMGSGPLGLAQRVDAPYTWSSIADLASKKVGVVQDYVNTTEFDARVAAKQQRVDVAMDDGKNLQKLGNGRIDLAVVDANVFRYLLQTQPDLKPFAGKLAMNAKLLEDKKLFVCFKKDAEGQRIAKIFNEGLKKIDVKAIMDKRLGG; encoded by the coding sequence ATGTTGGAATTGTTGCGCAAGTCGTGTGGGCCGCTGCTGGCTTCGTTGTTGATCGCCGCCCCGGTGCTGGCTGAGACCAAGGTCGTCAAGCTGACCTCGCTGGATTGGCCGCCCTACACCGGTGCCAAGCTGACAGAGCAGGGGGCCAGCGTGGCGGTCGCCAAAGCCGCCTTCAAAGCCATGGGCTACGAGCTGAAGGTGGAGTTTTATCCCTGGAGCCGGGCTGTGCAGCTTGCCAAGAGTGACCCCGGCTACGCAGGCTACTTCCCGGAATACGACTCACCCGAAGTCCGCAAGGACTTCCACTTGTCCGACCCCATGGGCTCGGGCCCATTGGGTCTGGCCCAGCGGGTGGATGCGCCCTACACCTGGAGCAGCATTGCCGATCTGGCCAGCAAGAAGGTCGGCGTGGTGCAGGACTATGTGAACACCACCGAATTCGATGCGCGCGTCGCGGCCAAGCAGCAGCGGGTGGATGTGGCCATGGACGATGGCAAGAACCTGCAAAAACTGGGCAATGGCCGTATCGACCTTGCGGTGGTGGATGCCAATGTGTTCCGCTACCTGCTGCAAACCCAGCCCGATCTCAAGCCCTTTGCAGGCAAGCTGGCCATGAACGCCAAGCTGCTGGAGGACAAGAAGCTGTTCGTCTGCTTCAAGAAGGATGCCGAGGGCCAGCGCATAGCCAAGATATTCAACGAAGGTCTCAAGAAGATCGACGTGAAGGCCATCATGGACAAGCGTTTGGGTGGCTAG
- a CDS encoding methyl-accepting chemotaxis protein gives MKFNKSISWRLNLIFVLVISLVLLALGAYNYLSTKQRLEQGLKEQADALAVRLQLSLPAAIWNFDKNQIGQVLEAEMVSRTFNGIRLRNGKDSIAGLMRGEDGKTTKAELAAVIPGSKQEVPLEFNDEGTKKSVGVAEIFVSQQGVEDALRENLTVLVIQILVVDIILLVALSFSLSAVVLRPLNQLSKALREIASGDADLTRRLTLRGDDEFTAVSRSFNLFVERLQGVMRQVAEIAPQLAAAAEQTSRIMEASSAGIQLQQQESEAVVVAAAELSRQVHEISVNTNQAADAANFANVEADKGQAVVNNAISTIGNAAREVEAAAEVIAQLEANSAKIGTVLEVINEIAKQTNLLALNAAIEAARAGEAGRGFAVVADEVRVLANRTHDSTTEIKQVITELQQGTTRAVMAMDSSRDRAEEGLNRARDAGSTIEHLAESARRIAAINEEIAAASAQQDQSVDGVTDSIRNIQKVVSEAANGARQTSISAEEVARLAVQLQNAVEQFKV, from the coding sequence ATGAAATTCAACAAGAGCATCAGCTGGCGGCTTAACCTCATCTTTGTGCTGGTGATCAGCCTCGTGCTGCTGGCGCTGGGTGCTTACAACTACCTGTCCACCAAGCAGCGTCTGGAACAGGGCCTCAAGGAACAGGCCGATGCCTTGGCCGTGCGGCTGCAGCTCAGCTTGCCAGCCGCGATCTGGAACTTCGACAAGAACCAGATTGGCCAGGTGCTGGAGGCCGAAATGGTGTCCCGGACCTTCAACGGGATCCGTTTGCGCAATGGCAAGGACTCCATTGCCGGCCTGATGCGAGGGGAGGATGGCAAGACCACCAAGGCCGAACTGGCGGCCGTGATTCCCGGCAGCAAGCAGGAAGTGCCCCTCGAATTCAATGATGAAGGCACCAAGAAGAGCGTGGGGGTTGCCGAAATCTTTGTCTCGCAGCAAGGCGTGGAGGACGCGCTGCGCGAGAACCTCACGGTGCTGGTGATCCAGATTCTGGTGGTCGACATCATCTTGCTGGTGGCATTGTCGTTCAGCCTCAGTGCCGTGGTGCTCCGGCCACTCAACCAGCTGAGCAAGGCGCTACGCGAAATTGCCTCCGGCGATGCCGATCTGACCCGTCGCCTTACCTTGCGCGGAGATGACGAGTTCACGGCGGTATCGCGCTCGTTCAATCTCTTTGTGGAGCGCCTTCAGGGTGTGATGCGTCAGGTGGCCGAGATTGCGCCACAGCTGGCTGCCGCGGCCGAACAGACCAGCCGCATCATGGAGGCCAGCAGTGCCGGTATCCAGCTTCAGCAGCAGGAGAGCGAAGCCGTAGTGGTGGCGGCGGCAGAATTGAGCCGCCAGGTCCACGAGATTTCCGTGAATACCAATCAAGCGGCGGATGCCGCCAACTTTGCCAATGTCGAGGCCGATAAAGGCCAGGCGGTCGTCAACAACGCCATCTCGACCATCGGCAACGCCGCGCGCGAAGTGGAGGCTGCTGCCGAGGTGATTGCCCAGCTGGAAGCCAATAGCGCCAAGATCGGCACCGTGCTGGAAGTCATCAACGAAATTGCCAAGCAGACCAATCTGCTGGCGCTCAACGCCGCGATTGAGGCTGCGCGAGCCGGCGAGGCAGGGCGCGGTTTTGCGGTCGTGGCGGATGAGGTGCGGGTGCTGGCCAACCGCACCCATGACTCCACCACCGAGATCAAGCAGGTCATCACCGAGCTGCAGCAGGGTACCACTCGCGCTGTCATGGCCATGGACAGCAGCCGTGATCGCGCCGAGGAAGGCCTCAATCGCGCCCGGGATGCCGGCAGCACCATTGAACATCTGGCTGAATCGGCCCGGCGCATTGCCGCCATCAATGAGGAGATTGCTGCCGCTTCGGCCCAGCAGGATCAATCGGTTGATGGCGTAACAGACAGCATCCGCAATATCCAGAAAGTGGTCAGCGAAGCCGCCAATGGCGCTCGCCAGACTTCCATTTCCGCCGAGGAGGTGGCCCGTTTGGCGGTGCAGTTGCAGAACGCCGTCGAGCAATTCAAGGTTTGA
- a CDS encoding ABC transporter substrate-binding protein has translation MRSVTTRCCQVALLGLVAVQASALKFVTEDYAPFNLKGSDGKVSGISTEILQDALKRAGLSANIELLPWERALDMAKKQADVCVYSAVRNAEREKQFKWIGPLVGDDITLFARADSNIALGSPADAKRYKVGAYNGDAYGDFVEKQGIKLDRVPSDSLNLPKLAAGRIDLWVAGAKSGPYKVSREGSGLKIKPVITVGDPKDAHMYLACNPGVADDVIRKLNDAVKAVKQDGTADRIGKKYQ, from the coding sequence ATGCGTTCAGTGACGACCCGTTGCTGTCAGGTGGCCTTGCTGGGCCTGGTGGCGGTTCAGGCTTCTGCGCTCAAGTTCGTGACCGAGGACTATGCGCCCTTCAACCTCAAGGGTAGCGATGGCAAGGTCAGTGGCATCTCGACCGAGATCCTTCAGGATGCACTCAAGCGCGCAGGTCTCTCGGCCAACATTGAGCTGCTGCCTTGGGAGCGCGCCCTCGATATGGCCAAGAAGCAGGCCGATGTCTGCGTCTACTCCGCCGTGCGTAACGCCGAACGCGAAAAACAGTTCAAGTGGATCGGCCCGCTGGTCGGTGACGACATCACCCTGTTTGCGCGTGCCGACAGCAACATCGCCCTGGGTTCACCCGCCGATGCCAAGCGCTACAAGGTGGGCGCTTACAACGGCGATGCCTATGGGGACTTCGTGGAGAAGCAGGGTATCAAGCTGGACCGCGTGCCCAGTGATTCGCTCAATCTGCCCAAGCTGGCGGCGGGCCGTATCGATCTTTGGGTGGCAGGGGCCAAGAGCGGCCCCTACAAGGTTTCCCGCGAGGGCAGCGGCCTGAAGATCAAGCCCGTGATCACCGTAGGCGACCCCAAGGATGCGCATATGTATCTGGCCTGCAATCCCGGTGTGGCGGATGACGTCATCCGCAAACTCAACGATGCCGTCAAAGCCGTCAAACAGGATGGCACGGCTGACCGGATCGGCAAGAAATACCAATAA
- a CDS encoding YdiU family protein: MNTPFLHPPGWAALGEAFSQAVVPTPLREPVMAVWNRALADELALPGTGEDWLARLSGTPMPSASPALATVYSGHQFGIWAGQLGDGRALLLGEVAGQEIQLKGAGLTPYSRMGDGRAVLRSSIREYLCSEAMQGLGIPTTRALALVASPETVWRETPETAAVVTRVAPSFLRFGHFEHFFHRGEHAQLRQLADYAITRYFPHCRESTNPYQALLDEVIERTADLIADWQAVGFCHGVMNSDNMSLLGLTLDYGPFGFLDGFDAGHICNHSDHQGRYSYANQPEIGLWNLHCLAQALLPLLDRDAAVAALRRYQPQFEAALGERFRAKLGLLTEREDDWALLTTLFDLMQAGRTDWTIFWRQLGGFCSQPGAANTALRDLFVDRDGFDAWALRYGERLRTENRTDAERAQAMNRSNPKFVLRNHLAEQAIRLAKEGDYSEIARLQHVLAAPFDEHPDHAALAALPPDWAQTLSVSCSS; this comes from the coding sequence ATGAACACCCCCTTCCTGCATCCACCCGGCTGGGCCGCCTTGGGCGAAGCCTTTTCACAAGCAGTCGTGCCCACACCCTTGCGCGAGCCGGTGATGGCGGTCTGGAACCGCGCGCTGGCCGACGAGCTGGCGCTGCCAGGCACCGGCGAGGATTGGCTGGCCCGTCTGTCGGGAACCCCGATGCCGTCAGCCAGCCCCGCACTGGCAACGGTGTATTCAGGTCACCAGTTCGGCATCTGGGCTGGGCAACTTGGGGATGGGCGTGCCCTGCTGCTGGGCGAGGTGGCAGGACAAGAGATCCAGCTCAAAGGTGCCGGGCTGACGCCCTACTCGCGTATGGGCGACGGGCGGGCAGTACTGCGATCCAGCATCCGCGAATACCTGTGCTCCGAAGCCATGCAGGGCCTCGGCATCCCCACGACCCGCGCATTGGCACTGGTGGCCAGCCCGGAAACTGTCTGGCGCGAAACGCCCGAAACCGCCGCTGTCGTGACACGCGTGGCGCCCAGTTTTCTGCGCTTTGGGCACTTTGAACACTTTTTCCACCGCGGCGAACACGCGCAGCTGCGGCAGCTGGCCGACTACGCCATCACGCGCTACTTTCCCCACTGCCGGGAAAGCACCAATCCCTATCAGGCCTTGCTCGACGAGGTTATCGAGCGCACGGCCGACCTGATCGCCGACTGGCAAGCCGTGGGCTTCTGCCATGGGGTGATGAACTCGGACAATATGTCGCTGCTGGGTCTGACGCTCGATTACGGCCCGTTCGGCTTTCTGGATGGTTTTGATGCAGGCCACATCTGCAACCACTCGGACCATCAGGGCCGCTACAGCTATGCGAACCAGCCCGAGATCGGCTTGTGGAACCTACACTGCCTGGCGCAGGCGCTGTTGCCACTGCTGGACCGGGATGCTGCTGTCGCGGCCCTGCGTCGCTATCAGCCCCAATTCGAGGCGGCACTGGGTGAGCGCTTCCGCGCCAAACTGGGCCTGCTGACCGAACGTGAAGACGACTGGGCCTTGCTGACCACGCTATTCGATTTGATGCAGGCCGGTCGCACCGACTGGACGATTTTCTGGCGCCAGCTCGGCGGATTTTGCAGTCAGCCCGGCGCAGCCAATACCGCCCTGCGGGACCTGTTCGTCGACCGCGACGGCTTTGATGCCTGGGCTCTCCGCTATGGCGAACGCCTGCGCACCGAGAACCGCACCGATGCCGAACGCGCACAGGCCATGAATCGGTCCAATCCCAAGTTCGTATTGCGTAACCATCTGGCCGAGCAGGCCATTCGCCTTGCCAAGGAAGGTGATTACAGCGAGATCGCTCGCTTGCAACATGTGCTGGCCGCACCGTTTGATGAACACCCGGACCACGCGGCACTTGCTGCCCTGCCGCCCGACTGGGCACAGACACTATCGGTGAGCTGCTCATCCTGA
- a CDS encoding S41 family peptidase, with protein sequence MTTPPTSTVKAQACSPNNPYRGDAEGTTTIGTLSDEKRWVRDYIDRNYLWYRDVPVVDANDLAYSNESKYYESLDNYFNALKSPLFTASGKRKDEFSFTYPTKAWDDMANSGTSLGYGIEWHLDSARAPRGIKVAYVEPGSAAAQAGVRRGDLLVTVDGVSADGTTSLEVDTLNAALYPAAQGSHNFVFNRTGATQFTVTLQAATVAKQPVLVAKTLDAGGAKVGYMVFNDHIATAEQPLIDAVNQFKTAGVTDLVLDLRYNGGGYLYLANQLAYMIAGPARAQGKVFTQLQYNDKRAADTAASRDLFRTTACKLNSQFYCTSGDALPTLGLARVYIIASNATCSASESIINGLRGVDVDVQLIGGTTCGKPYGFTAKDNCGISYFPIEFSGTNAKGFGDYADGFAATCRASDDFSSQLGDSNEGMLSAALYKRANGSCKPAAAARMVGGEPIDGLMLRGPLRENAFTLPKRQ encoded by the coding sequence GTGACCACGCCGCCGACGTCCACCGTCAAGGCGCAGGCTTGTTCGCCCAATAACCCTTATCGCGGCGATGCCGAAGGGACGACCACGATCGGCACCCTCAGTGATGAAAAGCGCTGGGTGCGTGATTACATCGACCGCAACTATCTCTGGTACCGCGATGTGCCTGTCGTGGATGCCAATGATCTTGCCTACAGCAATGAGAGCAAGTACTACGAGTCGCTCGATAACTACTTCAATGCGCTCAAGTCCCCCTTGTTCACCGCCTCGGGCAAGCGCAAGGACGAGTTCAGCTTTACCTATCCGACCAAGGCATGGGATGACATGGCCAATAGCGGTACCTCGCTGGGCTATGGCATTGAATGGCACCTTGATTCCGCGCGTGCGCCCCGCGGGATCAAGGTCGCGTATGTCGAGCCGGGTTCAGCCGCCGCCCAGGCCGGTGTGCGTCGTGGTGATCTGCTGGTCACGGTGGACGGCGTGAGTGCGGATGGCACTACCAGCCTTGAGGTAGACACGTTGAATGCCGCGCTCTATCCCGCTGCCCAGGGCAGCCACAATTTCGTCTTCAACCGCACGGGCGCCACGCAATTCACGGTGACCTTGCAAGCCGCCACTGTGGCCAAGCAACCGGTGCTGGTGGCCAAAACGCTGGATGCCGGCGGTGCCAAAGTCGGTTACATGGTCTTCAACGACCATATCGCCACGGCCGAACAGCCATTGATTGATGCCGTGAACCAGTTCAAGACGGCCGGCGTCACCGATCTGGTGCTGGACCTGCGCTACAACGGCGGTGGCTATCTGTATCTGGCCAACCAGCTGGCTTACATGATTGCCGGCCCGGCCCGTGCGCAGGGCAAGGTCTTTACCCAGCTGCAATACAACGACAAGCGAGCAGCCGATACTGCCGCCTCACGTGACCTGTTCCGCACCACGGCCTGCAAGCTCAACAGCCAGTTTTATTGCACCTCGGGCGATGCGCTGCCCACGCTGGGTCTGGCTCGTGTGTACATCATCGCCAGTAACGCCACCTGTTCGGCGAGCGAGTCCATCATCAATGGGCTGCGCGGCGTGGATGTGGACGTACAGCTGATTGGTGGCACTACCTGTGGCAAGCCTTATGGCTTTACGGCCAAGGATAACTGCGGGATTTCCTACTTCCCGATCGAGTTCTCGGGCACCAATGCCAAGGGCTTTGGTGACTATGCCGATGGCTTTGCCGCAACCTGCCGTGCCAGCGATGATTTCTCCAGCCAGCTGGGCGACAGCAACGAGGGCATGCTGTCTGCCGCCCTGTACAAGCGCGCCAATGGCAGCTGCAAGCCGGCTGCGGCCGCCCGGATGGTCGGCGGTGAGCCGATCGATGGCCTGATGCTGCGTGGCCCCTTGCGTGAGAATGCGTTCACCTTGCCCAAACGTCAGTAA